GATCGGCGGTCCAATCGAGCGACCGCCTGAAAGAAGTCGGCGCGTTCTCGCCGATATTGTTCTTCGCGTTGTTTCCATTTCAAATGCCACATAGTCGCCTCCCAAAAAGCATGGGCAGCCGCAGGCCGGCAGCGATCGGTCGTAGTCGTGTCATCCACCGGCCCTGTCGGCTGTCCACTTAAAGTTTTTCTTCTCCCCGCGCCAGTCGCCGCACGCGGTCACTGGTCAGGGTTTTGAGAAATTCTTCCAGATCGCTGATTTCAGAGTCTGTCAAATTCAATTTGATGATCCCGCCGTCGAGGTTCGGGTTCGGCTCGCCGCCTTTATTGTAAAACTCGATCACCTCGCGCAGCGTCTTGAGACTGCCATCATGCATATAGGGTGCGGTCAGCTCAATATCACGCAGGGGTGATGTTTTGAATGCGCCCAGATCACGCGGTTGCCGTGTGACCAGGAATCGTCCCAACTCGGAAAAGCCTTCCGTCAACGCCAGCTTATCGAGCGCTTCTTGTGTGAGCGTGCCTTGTTGAGCCATGCGTTGAATCTGTCGGGTTAGCGCCTCGAAATTCTGCGTCGCTTTCATCCCGATACCGATGTTGTGATATTTGAAGTCGGTAAAGAAAACCGACGAGGTGTTGAATTCATGGCAGGTGATACAGCGTGCTTTGCCCTTGAACAATTCCCAGCCCCGCTGCGCGGCTGGGCTGATGGCCTGTTTATCGCCGGCGATGAACCGGTCGAACGGCGCGTCGCCGGAAAGCTGCGTTCGCTCAAACGCAGCAATCGCCTTGACAACGTTGTCAATCGTAATAGGCCCGCCAAATACTTCACGAAATCGTCTGACGTAGTCGGCGTCCTGTTGAAGTTTGGCCACGACAGCCGCATGTGATGGCATGGCCATCTCCAGCGGGTTGATCAGCGGTCCCTTGGCTTGTTCTTCCAACGACGAGGCGCGTCCATCCCAGAATTGCTCAACGTTAAACATGGCGTTCAAGATCGTCGGTGAATTTCGCGCGCCCTTCTTGCCGCCGACACCTTCGGCCACCGGTTTGCCATCAGTGAAGGCCAGCGCCGGGTCATGGCAGGTCGCGCAACTGACCGTGTTATCCACGGAGAGTCGCTTATCGAAGTAAAGGTCTCTGCCGAGCGCCACCTTGGCTTCGGTGATCGGATTGTCCTCAGGAATAAACATCTCCCACAGATCAGCGGGAATCGCCGGCGGCAACGATATGGTGAATTTCTTTGCTTGTATCGCTGGTGATGCAGCGACCCACGTTGGCCGGTTGCCAGAAGCGACCAGGCCAACCAACATCACCGCCGTGACACTGAGCAACAGGAATAATTTGATCGCTTGCTTGTACCGTGTCTGCATCATTGCTTACCTCCTTCATTGAACCATCACCCACAAGCGGCGGTTTTATTCCCGGCACTGTTCACAAAATTATGATCATGGGGAATAATTGGCTCGTTCACGTGTGATACGTTGATGGAAGCAATCATGGTCACGGGGTCGGCGGTGGACGGGTCGGTGTTAACTGAATTTGAGCGCTCGGCATTGGAGCACTTACAGCCGCTCTATGGTTATGCTATGGCGCTGACCCACAACGCGACTGATGCTGAAGATTTAGTGCAGGAGACCTACTTGCGGGCTATTCGCAGCGCGCAGCGGGCGGTCCCGACTGGTGACATGAAGAGTTGGTTATTCACCATCTTGCGCAATCTGTGGCTCAATCGCCGGCGCCGGCACGTTCACGGACCCGATTTTCTCTCGCTGGAAGGCGAGGTGGCGGAGGCCAACGAGCCTGATTGGTTCGTGGATGAGCGTCATCGGCCTGATGTGGACTTTGATCGCGCTATGTTGCGGCACGAGCTTCGCGCAGCGCTCGATGATTTGCCCGATATATTTCGTGAGGTGATTGTGCTCAGGTGTATCGAAGAGTTTAGCTACAGTCAGATTGCGCAGATTCTGAATTGCCCGGCGGGCACGGTCATGTCACGGCTGAGTCGCGCGCGCGCGGCGCTGCGCCGCCGGCTCGGCGTCTATCTCAGCGACTCATGGTCCTATATGGAGGAACAGCCGTGAACGAGCATCCAGTTGAACGCATCATGTTCTATGTGGACGCCGAATTGCAGGGCGATGAGCGACGAGCCTTTGAGCAGCATGTCAGCCAGTGTCAAAGCTGCCGGGCGATGCTACAGGACCAACTGCGATGGCAGGCAGCGATTCGTCGCGTGCGGCCGCTCTATCCGGTTCCCGATGAGTTGCGTGCCCGGCTGACCTGCTTATTAACCAATTCACGTCCTTCATCCTGGAGCCACCGTCGGACGCGCATCGGATTGGCGGCGGCTGCTGTGCTGGTGGCGGCATTGAGCATTGTGCTGTGGTATCGGCCTCCAGCCGCGCCGCCGCCGTCAAGTTTTGCGCTGGCCGCTGTTGAGGCGCATCAGCGGTACACCCGCCAGCAGTTGCCGTTGGAAATTACCAGCGAATCGCCTGAGACGATTTCCCAGTGGTTTGTTGGCAAGCTGCCATTCAACGTCAAACTACCCAATTATCCCGAAGGGCCGGGTCAATCCAAGCCGTATCAAATTGTCGGCGCGCGGCTGATGGGCTTCAATCAAGATTATGTCGCCTACGTGGCCTACCGGTTGCGCAACCGCGCGATTTCATTATTGGTGACAACTCAGAAGGCCGCTCAGCCTTCCGGTGGCGAACAAATTGCCTGGCAAGGACTCACCTTCCACTTCAACGCCATCAACGGATGGAAGGTACTGACGTGGTCGGATAATGGATTGACTTACGCGCTAGTCTCTGACTTTGAAGAACGAGGGCAAGCCTCCTGTATTGTCTGCCATCCAGGGCCGCAAGACCAACGCATGTTTGAAGGATTGCGGCTGAAGTAGTCACGCTCAGAACGAGAATCGTAAGCTGGTGGTCAGCAGATGGGCGTGGTAGTCCTGCGCCGTGCGGAACTGCTCATTATAGTCGTAGCGTTGATAATCGAGCCGCAGGCTCACCGCCCGGTGTAGCGGCACAGCAAGATGCGCATAGGGGCGGTGAAAGCGAATCGGATAGCTGCCCTGCGAGCGCGTCCAACGATACCCAAGCCCGCTGCGAATTCCTTTCAACAACGTCACGTCGGCGCCGGCGTGCAGCACATCGCTGGTTTCCGTGTAAAGAATCAACGGACGCGCTGCGCCTTCCTGTGTCAGGTCAATCGTGTTGATATGAGCGGTGATGTGACCCCGTGTGTAGTCAACATCAAAGGCTAACCGCTGGGTCGGGAACCAACTGACCGACAAACCGCTGCTGCGATTGCGATTTTGGTTGACGTTGGCGCGGCTCGGCTGCGCCAATGAGCGACTTGGTCTGGTCTGATCGCTGATAGCGCCGAAGGCTGTCACTGACCATTGGTCGGTTGGCTTAAGCTGGAGGCGCAGCCGGCCACGTTGAAAATCGCGCGTATCAACGCGAATGAACTCGGTCAGGTAGCCGCCGTTCTCGTAATCGAGCGCGACGCGCACTACTCGCCGGAGTCGGTAACTGCCGCCGACGAGCAACGTGTGCGCCGTTTGCATGGCATCCTCGTCGCGCACGCGGTCCAATGAAGGCAGGCTCGGCCCCGTTATCGAGTCGAAGGCTTGGTCGCGTTGTTGAAAGAGCGCGCGACGATGATTGACGCGATGCCCGGCTCGCACCAGCAGGTTCTTGGTGAAGGCAAACTCACCCTGCACTTGATTCATGACCGAGCGCAGCGACGTGCGACGATAGGATATTTCTTCGCGCACGACGGGCACGTCCGGCAGATCAGCATCCACCAACTGGTCGCGTAGGATGCGCTCGCCAGCAATCACATAATGCGAGCCGCGCAGTATGTGAGTCACAGCAAGCCGCCGGCTCACGTGGATGCGTAGTGTGCCGTCGCCCACCGTGTACGGCTTGCTCGGCGCGGCGCGGCTGGCCGACAACTCGCTGGCTGCGAAGATGCCGAGATCACGGTTGAAAACCAGCCCGGTGAAGGCTCGGCTGTAGGTCGCGTCAATTTCCGCATCGCTGTAGTAGAGTCGCCCGTTGAACACGACACGCGGGATTTGATTGGAGACAATAGCCACGCGCGTTGTGGGGATCGAGCCGCGAACAAAATCGTTGCGCCGAAGCTGATCAAGGAAGAGTTGGTAGAGATCAAACAGCAACCCAGCATCATTGCCTGCCGTATAGTCTCGCCGTGTGTGTCCTTCGTCGTTGTTGAAGTCGCGCCAGGCTTGCTCAAAGCTGATGCCCAGTTTCCAGAGGCGGAGGTCAAAGCCGGCGCGATAATCGTTGACCCGATTTTTCACGTGTCGCCCAATCAAAAATTCATCGCCACCCAGATTGACGGTGGAGAAGGCCGGACCAAACGCGCTGTTGCGAGCATAGGCAGCATGCAGTTGAAACCGTTGCGCATTGGGGAAAATCGTCAATCGCGCATTGGACATTCGGCGCGTTGCGTCGCTGCTGTGTTGGCCGAAGGTGACGCCCTGCCCGAATAGTGGGTTGGCAAATTCGGGAATGAAATGGAAGTAGTCAATCTTTTGGTAGCGGTACTGAAAGTCATAGGCGAGGTTCTTTTTCAGATGAACCGTCGCCGTGTTGTATGGCTCGCCGCCCCAGTTGTCGAAGGTGATAGAAAGCCGGTCGAACCAGCGACCACTGCTTTCTGGGGCGCTCAGCTCGGTCGCGCCATGCAACAGCTTCATGCCGTTGCCCAGGTTGACATGGCTGCGGTAAACATCCTCATTGCCCTGCACATCACGCCAGCGCGCGCCCAACTCAATCGTGCTGTTGAACAACAGCCCATTGAGACTCACCGTATCTTGCGCTGGCGCGCTCGCCGAGGCAGCAGCGGGTGAGGGCACTGAGCTGACTCGGCGCGCTTCGGCGACTTGCGGATTGGCCGGCGGTTGCTCTGCTAGGCCACGAGCGGCGGCGATCATGACGATGATGATCGCGGTCATCCATTGGCTTATCATCCTGCTTTTGTCATTCATCTTGGTGTTCATCGCGCTGCCTTCTTACCGGAAGAAGAGTCGGCTTGTATTCGAGCCGTGAATCATCACGTGGCAACTGGTGCAATGCTGATACCGAGGGTTCGTCAGGTCATGGATCCCTTGCGGCAAATCACCAGACGCCCCCTGACGGTCGAAGTGACATTCCTGACAAAGCATCCGGACTTCGCTGCGAATTAAGAGCCGATTGTTAATCGAACCGTGCGGCGTATGACAGGTCAGGCATTGGTCGGCGAGAAACCGGCTCTCATTCAGTTGATTGTGCTCGAACACGAACGGCCCCTGCTTGTCCGTGTGACAACGCACGCAAATAGAGCTTATGCCGCCGGCCAGCTCGACCGTCTGCGTTCGATTCAGCGAGCCGTGTTGCTGATGACAATCGCGGCAATCCATGGCGCCTTCAGGGACTTTGTGATGAAACGGACGGGCAAACTCTGCTTTGATTTCGCGGTGGCAGTTGAAGCACAAGGCTGGAGACTTCTCCCGCAGGATATACGGATGAGTGATTTCCTGATGCGGATTGTGGCAGTCGTGACAGGCCACCACGTCTACGTTGTGCTGGTTCTGCTGAAAGCCACATTGACCGAGACGTTTTTCTTGGTGACAGCTCGTGCACATGGCCACAACGTCCCTGGCCGCGGCTTTACGTGGATTGAAAATAGCGACCGGCCCGCCGCCTGCTTCGACGTGTTGTTTGCCCGGTCCGTGACACATTTCGCACCCTTTTGTGGGCGGGATAAACTTCTCGCTTTTGATGGTGGCGAAGTGCGCTGTGCGTGAGAGCCACTGATACTGGCTGGGATGACAGACCCGACAGGTTTCAGCGCCAACATAGTTTTCCGCTCCGGCCATAGGATTTTGCTCAGTCGGCCTGGGCGCTTGATCCTCGACAGCGCGTTCGGACGCCCGGGAGGCTGCCGCTTCAGGGCGCGGCTGCGCGTTGCCGGTCAGTGGACTCAGCGAGTGGCTGAACGTCATCAGGCTGATGGGGAAAAATACGCCCATGGTGATGAGCTTGATGCGAACTCGCCAATGTTTCATATCGCCTGTGCGCCAGTGAGATCAATAGGGCGGCCTGTTGATACACTAGCGCGATTGACACTGTCAAGCAAAATACGTGCGCGATCAGTCAGTGAAACCGCCAGGCAAGCGGCTTGCCGACGCCTGATGCGTTCCAGCCCGCCGTGGCTGTCAATGAGCTCATCGTGATTGACATCTGAACAAATCCTCTGTAGCCTACACGTCGTTGTTCATGACTCATAGACCATTCACTTTCTTGGAGGAATTGCCGAATGTTTCCAAAGGTGTTGATCCTTTTAGTGGGAGCGCTGTTGCTAGCGATAGGCAACAATGTCGCCGTTAGCTCAAGCAGCACGAAAGCTCAGGTAGATATTGAGCGCCATGCCATCACCCCTGAACAGACGCTCGATGATCGGTTTGCCGCCACGGCTCAACAGATTCCTGCCTTCGGCGGACTGTTCTACGATGAGCAAGGCCAGCTCACGGTCTACGTGGTAGAAACCGAACGCAACGTACAGCAGGCCGTCAATGCCATCATGGCTTCGCTCGGCCGTGTGGATAAGCGTGGCCTCGACCTTGCGGCGATCCGGGTTCTGCCCGCTCGTTATAATTTCGCGCAACTGAAGCAATGGCATGATCGCTTGTTTGCGCCTGTGTTTTCTATTCCTGGTGTGGTTTTGACCGATGTGGACGAAGCATCCAACCGGGTGAGAATTGGCGTGGAAAACCCGCAGGCCGCCGCTGATGTCGAAGAAAAGCTGGCCGAGTTGGGCATCCCTCGCCAAGCCGTGTTGGTTGAACTGACGGAGCCGATCCGCGCGCTGGCGACACTGCGCGATCATGTGCGACCGTTGCAGGGTGGTTTGCAGATCACCTTCTCAGGTTTCTTATGCACGCTCGGGTTCAACGCCACCCGCAATGGCGTTCCCGGCTTTGTGACATGCTCCCATTGCACCGACCGACAAGGTGGCGTGGAAAGCACGGTCTACTATCAGCCGTCAACCTCCTCCTCGAATTTCATCGGCACGGAGACGGTTGATCCCAACTACTTTCGTGGCGGTGCGTGCCCGCGTGGCAACCGGTGCCGCTATAGCGACAGCGCGTTTGCGTCGTTAGCGTCGGGCGTCAGCTCCACATTTGCTATTGAACAGACAACTGGACTCGGTTCAATCACCATTGCCGGCAGCTATGCGATCACGGGTGAAGTGGCTGCGCCACTGGTTGGCGAAACGCTCAACAAGGTGGGGCGGACGACCGGTTGGTCGCAGGGCAATGTGACGGCAACGTGCGTCAATACCGGCGTCGCTGGCTCTAACATCGTCCAGTTGTGTCAGGATTTCGTCCTGGCTACCGTCGCTGGCGGAGACAGTGGATCGCCTGTGTTCAAGATCACTGGCTCAGCGAGCGCGCAACTGTATGGAATTTTATGGGGCGGCAGCTCAACCCAATTTGTGTTTAGCCGCATGGCTAATGTGGAGCGTTCCGGCGAGCTTGGCCCATTGACGACATTCTAGCTGCGATTGCTCAGCGCCGTTGCAGCGAGCGCAAAAGAAAGGTGCGTGGCCGGTGATCCGTTGTGTCAGCCGGAATGGATTCTGAAGCTGACTGATGAGGTTGCTGGCCACAGCACATTTTTTTGATGAGCATTTACGCATTGATGGTGGTGTCGCTTCAGCAGGAGCGGGATGGTTCTACAAATGAGAACGCGCTGTTCGAGTGCCCGTGACCGCTGATCAATCTGAGCCTTCTCAATCGTTCGATTTGCTAATCATCTACAACCCGCGTTCCACAATCGGTATTAGCCAGGGACAATCACCGAGCTTGTCTCTTGTGGGGGGTAGGGTTGATAGAGTGTCGCATTGGATATCCATGCGCGCGGGCCTTTGCCCGATTGTCGGTCGTACTGAATGGCTTCGCTGAGAAATTGCAGGCAGGTGATAATGTCGCGCGTTGTCAGAAGCGATGATTGCTGATTTTGTTGCAAATGATGCCTTACCTTGTCCACGAGTTTAATCACTGAGTCCGTGACGGCGTGTATGCGCGGTGATTCCGATGGATGCTCATAGATGATGCCACGATCCAATGTCTGATAGGTCTTCAGCGCATTGTCAACGCCCGCCAAGACTTCCTCATCGGTCAAATCGCTAAACTGATTACGCTGGACCTCGATAATGGCACGTTCCAGCGCAAACAAGAAACGCTCCAGTCGAGTAGTTGATAGAAGTAGCTCTTGTTTGTTTTGTCCCTCCAGGTATTGGAGCAACTTTGGCAAACGTTTCTCCAACTGGGTAGCCCGCGCTGTTTGCAAGTAGGAGCATGTTTCCGGGCAACGCAGTGTGATCATCCGGTCCTGGGCGCAGCAGAGCGCGCAGATATGGTACGCCAAGGCCGGACAAAATCGGTTGGCTTTCCGGGTTGAACATCGAGGACAGGTAGACATAGAATCGCTGGTATCATCCGTTATGTGTCCGGTCACTGGATTGGCCGGGCGCGTTGCCCAAGACCCGATGACCGTCTGCATGACTGTTGATCCCAACCGCCCCGGAGACGATGAAGAACATGAGTTGCCGAAGGCTCGATGAGCGTCTGCATGACTATTCCGCCGTGAACAGCTCCTTCATTTTCTCTAACAGGCTCTTATCTGCGCCTTCGCTCTTTTTTTCTAGTTTGGCCAGTTCCTCGAAAAGACGGCGTTGTTCGCGAGAGAGTTTTGTTGGGGTCATGACCTTGACGTTGACATAAAAATCGCCGGCGCCGGCTTGTCCAAGTTTGGGCATACCCTTGCCAGGTAGCCGAAAGACAGAGCCTGATTGAGTGCCGGCAGGAATTCTCAGGACTTCTTGACGACCCAAGAGCCCCGGTATTTTCAATTCCGTGCCCAGCGCCGCTTGAGCGAATGTGATTGGGACTGTGCAGTACAAGTCAGCGCCCCGGCGTTGATAGAGCTCGTGCTCACGCACATGGATGACCACATAGAGGTCGCCATAGCGTCCGCCGTGTGTGCCGGCCTCACCTTCGCCAGTGATGCGCAGCCGTGAGCCCGTGTCCACGCCGGGTGGGATTCTGACTTCAATGGTTTTTTCGCGGCGAACGCGCCCCTGACCGCGACACTCAGCGCAAGGATTACGAATAATCGTGCCGGCGCCGTAGCATTGGCTGCATGTGCGGGCCACGGTGAAGAAGCCTTGTTGATAGCGAACCTGGCCGGAACCGCCGCAGGTCGGACACGTGGACACGCTTGTGCCCGGCGCTGTGCCCGCGCCCCGGCACGATGGGCAGTGTTCCAGACGTGGCACGGTCAAGGTCTTCTCCACGCCTTGAGCCGCTTCTTCCAGCGTGATCTCCAGGTCATAGCGCAAGTCGGCCCCTTGTTGGGCGCGGGTGCGCCGACGTGTCGTTGTGCCAAACACGTCACCGAATCCAAAAAACTCGCCAAGTAAATCTTCAAATGTTGTGAAGGGATCAAAGCCAGCAAAGCCGCCGCCCGCTGCGCTACTAATGCCGGCATGACCGAATCGGTCGTAACGCGCGCGTTTCTCCTCATCTGACAGCACGCTGTAGGCTTCAGCCAGCTCTTTGAACTTTTCTTCGGCCTCCTTATTCCCCGGATTGCGGTCGGGGTGATACTGCATGGCCAGTTTGCGATAAGCGTTCTTAATCGTTTGCAGGTCGGCTGTTCTATCAACCCCTAGGACTTCGTAATAGTCGCGTTTGTCCAATTCGGTTCTGACTCCTTCCACAATGTTTACTCGAAGGGCTAAGTTTGCATTGTCTGGCGAAAAAATGCAAGATAGCCCTCAGTGCGCTGTAATTCCCCATCAATCGCTGCTGTGCGACAGCACGCCACGACGGATGAAATGCAAGCGCAGATGCACAGAGCAACTGATTTGACTGTGAATCGGTTGATCTGTGCCTACGTTATGTTCCGGCGGGTAAAAAATGCTCGGCGAGCGCTCCCGATCTTCATCAAGCTATTAGGTGGACAAAAGGGTCTGGGACATTTTGGGGGACGGGACGTTTTGGCGTGCGGTGGCGTGTCACCGCTTTCCGGCCCAAGCTGCGACACGTCGCAGCACTCCAAAAACGCCCCGAACTTTTGTCACGTTACCTAGGGCGCTGACCAGAGATATTCAATCAATCTCTTGTTCGCGGCCGGGAAGGGATATTGACGGAGTTGGTGAGGTAAAACCCATCGGACTTGCTGGCAGGCGAGCGGCTTAGGCGTGCCGCTGCGGTAGCGACAGGCAAATACGTGCATCGTGATGCGAAAATGCGAATAGGCGTGGTTGATCGTCATGAGCTTGCGGCCAACGCGCACGCTGACGCCGACCTCTTCTCGAACCTCGCGGGCGCAGCACTGCTGCAATGTCTCGCGCGGTTGGCATTTGCCGCCGGGAAATTCCCATAATCCGCCGAGCAGGCCATGATTGTCGCGTTGTGCAATGAGAACGTGTCCGTCCTTCCAGACAACGCCGACGGCAATCTGGTGATGGGGCAACGGGCGAGACGGCGATTTGACTGGCAGGGCCGTTTGTAAACCAAGCTGCCGCGCCTGACAGCCAAAGTTCCAGCAACACCGGTCGCAACGAGGCGCTTGTGGCGTGCAGACGAGCGCGCCGAGTTCCATCAATGCTTGATTGAAATCCCGCGCCTGTCCGGGCGGTATCAGCTCGCTCGTCACCTGACGCAGGCGAGCGCGCGTCGTGGGCTGGCGCGGGTCGTCTGCAATTGCGAAAAACCGGCAGATGACGCGCGTCACGTTGCCATCGAGCACCGCCACCGGTTGATTGAATGCAATGCTGGCAATGGCGGCAGCCGTGTAGGGACCACAGCCGGGCAACATGAGTAATCCTTCGTAGGAATTTGGAATGCGACCGCCCAATTCCCGGACGATTTTCTTGGCTGCTGCGTGCAGATGGCGCGCGCGATGGTAGTAACCCATGCCTTCCCACGCTTTCAGCACGCGCTGCGATGAAGCGCGCGCCAGCGCCTGGATGTTAGGAAATTGCTTCAAAAAACGATCATAATAGTGGCGCACACGATCGAGCTGTGTTTGCTGCGACATGTATTCCGCCACCAGGATACAGTATGGATCATCGGTTGTTCGCCACGGCAAATCGCGTTTGGCTCCGTGATACCAGTTCAGCAACGTGCGTCGCATGCGTGCTTTTAATGAGCGATTGAGGTTCATTGGTTCTTGCTGTTTTAGTGATTGGAGTCAGGAGTCAGAAGTCAGGAGACAGGAGTCAGGGATCAGCAGTTAGGAGCCGGACGTCTGTCTTCCGACCGCTGCCTGACAAACAGATATTGCTGCGCAATGCCAGCATAAGCGCCGAACCGCCGGGCAGCGCATGCTTGGATTGCCCGCCGATTTGGTCTCTCATTGGGAAAATACAGTTCGGTCATAGCCCGTCGAATCCAGGTGTCTACAGGGAATGCGTCCAGCCGATGATAACCGAATAACAAGATGCAATCGGCGACCTTTTCGCCGATACCGTGAAGCTGCAATAAACGGCGTCGCAGCTTCGCTGATGGCAGCTTGTGCCAGGCAGCGAAATCACGCTGACGGGCAAGCTGTCGCGCTGTTGCTGCTACGTACTGATCACGATAACCCAGCCCGCAATGATGGTGCAAATCGGCTAGGCGAGCGCGTGCCAGCGCCTCCGCCGTAGGAAAGCTGTAGGCCCGGCCAAAGGCTGTGTCAAATGGTTCACCATAGCGTTCGCAGATTCGTTCGATGATTGAGCGAATGCGGGGGATGTGATTATTGGCTGAAATGATGAAGGAGATGATCGTCTCAAAAGGATGTTGTCGTAGGATGTGCAGTGTCGCCGGTCCTGGCACAATACGGGCAAACACGTGATCGCGTCGCAGGCGGTGTAAGATGGCAGTGTAGTCGAGCGCCAGATCGAAATAGTCAATCACCTCTTGCCACAGGTGAGTCGGCCTCCGGCCACCGACATGGCGCACGGTTAATCGGTCGGCATCTTGTCGGACATAGAGTGCGCTGCCGTTGACGACGCCCCACCATTCATGATCGGAGAGCTGCTGCCAGCGAAACGACTGGCCGCTCTGGAGCGTCTCAGTCAGATTGAATTCAGCCACTGAGACAGTTAGTTCGCACCTCGTGCCCACTGGTCGTTCTCACACCTTGAGGATAAACGGATTGAAATTTGTATCACGGTCATAATAGTCTTCGTGTTCGGCGCGTTTGAGGAAGTTCACAACGCGATATGTCAGCGGCGTCGCTGCTACTTCCCAAAGCACTTTGATGATGTAGTTGTGCCACATCACTTCAGTGACCTCAGCCCATGTCCACCGGCCGAGAAATGCGACGGGATAAAAAATCAACGTGTCAATGCCTTCGCCGACGATTGTTGACCCAATGGTGCGCACCCAGAGAAAACGACCTTCGGTGCCGATTTTGAGCTTGGCCAGCACGAATGAATTGGAGAACTCGCCTGCCCAAAACGCCAGTAACGATGCCAGTACGATGCGTGGTGTGCCGCCAAAGACGGTTTCGTAAGCGGCTTGATGCGGCCAGCCCGGCGCGGGTGGCAGCCCGAGGATCACATAGCTCATCAACGACGCAAACCCCATTGCGGCAAAACCGGCCCAGATGACGCGACGCGACCGGGCATAGCCGTAAACTTCTGTGAGGATGTCACCGAACACGTAACTGAGCGGGAAGAAAAAAATGCCTGCCCCGAATGTAAAACCAGCTATCTGCGTTCGTTTGCTGGCCGCAATCAAATTGACGCACAGCACGATCGTGACGAAGGCGGCCATGATGAAATCGAAGTATTTGTAGACGCGGCGTTGGCCGGTCATGAGTGAAGCTGCATGTGATGCAGTGGTTGCAGGTGCTGCCAGAGACTGTGTTTCCAATGTGCACTCCTTGTAGTTCACGGGTGATAGCGAGTCGAGCGTTTCTCCCAACAACGAGGCGTCAGTATAATCCATCGGCACGCGAGCAGAAAAGACTCATCCAATTGTGAGAGTGGAGAGGGCTGAGCGAGCGTATGCTTGTGCTTTCCCTGGCGTTGAAGTAACATTTCACCGCCTGCGGTTGAAGAGCCCACTTAAACAAAGAACGGCGGTTGGCGTGCGCTGACCGCCATGATCTATGTGGAGGAATGATAATGAGCGCAAGACTGATTATACTGGCAACGTTGCTTTTATTTTTGATAGTTCCAGGCGCGGCGCTGTCTACTGATGATGTGGCGCAAGACGCCGGCGTCGTTGAGCAACTCTACGGCGTACAAGTTGGCCCCGAAGGGATCACATTTCAGGTTTTCTCCGGAGGGTGCACAACCAAAGGGAACTTTCGCATCCAGCGATTCACGGCTGATCCGATTCAGATTCTTTTGATCCGTGTGGTGCCCGATCTGTGTGAAGCATTCCGGCCGTATGGCACGACGCTGACCTATTCTTATGAGAGCCTCGGCTTGGAGAATGGACAGAGCTTCATCGTGCTCAATCCGC
This window of the Blastocatellia bacterium genome carries:
- a CDS encoding cytochrome-c peroxidase: MMQTRYKQAIKLFLLLSVTAVMLVGLVASGNRPTWVAASPAIQAKKFTISLPPAIPADLWEMFIPEDNPITEAKVALGRDLYFDKRLSVDNTVSCATCHDPALAFTDGKPVAEGVGGKKGARNSPTILNAMFNVEQFWDGRASSLEEQAKGPLINPLEMAMPSHAAVVAKLQQDADYVRRFREVFGGPITIDNVVKAIAAFERTQLSGDAPFDRFIAGDKQAISPAAQRGWELFKGKARCITCHEFNTSSVFFTDFKYHNIGIGMKATQNFEALTRQIQRMAQQGTLTQEALDKLALTEGFSELGRFLVTRQPRDLGAFKTSPLRDIELTAPYMHDGSLKTLREVIEFYNKGGEPNPNLDGGIIKLNLTDSEISDLEEFLKTLTSDRVRRLARGEEKL
- a CDS encoding RNA polymerase sigma factor, coding for MEAIMVTGSAVDGSVLTEFERSALEHLQPLYGYAMALTHNATDAEDLVQETYLRAIRSAQRAVPTGDMKSWLFTILRNLWLNRRRRHVHGPDFLSLEGEVAEANEPDWFVDERHRPDVDFDRAMLRHELRAALDDLPDIFREVIVLRCIEEFSYSQIAQILNCPAGTVMSRLSRARAALRRRLGVYLSDSWSYMEEQP
- a CDS encoding zf-HC2 domain-containing protein, with translation MNEHPVERIMFYVDAELQGDERRAFEQHVSQCQSCRAMLQDQLRWQAAIRRVRPLYPVPDELRARLTCLLTNSRPSSWSHRRTRIGLAAAAVLVAALSIVLWYRPPAAPPPSSFALAAVEAHQRYTRQQLPLEITSESPETISQWFVGKLPFNVKLPNYPEGPGQSKPYQIVGARLMGFNQDYVAYVAYRLRNRAISLLVTTQKAAQPSGGEQIAWQGLTFHFNAINGWKVLTWSDNGLTYALVSDFEERGQASCIVCHPGPQDQRMFEGLRLK
- a CDS encoding DmsE family decaheme c-type cytochrome, with the protein product MKHWRVRIKLITMGVFFPISLMTFSHSLSPLTGNAQPRPEAAASRASERAVEDQAPRPTEQNPMAGAENYVGAETCRVCHPSQYQWLSRTAHFATIKSEKFIPPTKGCEMCHGPGKQHVEAGGGPVAIFNPRKAAARDVVAMCTSCHQEKRLGQCGFQQNQHNVDVVACHDCHNPHQEITHPYILREKSPALCFNCHREIKAEFARPFHHKVPEGAMDCRDCHQQHGSLNRTQTVELAGGISSICVRCHTDKQGPFVFEHNQLNESRFLADQCLTCHTPHGSINNRLLIRSEVRMLCQECHFDRQGASGDLPQGIHDLTNPRYQHCTSCHVMIHGSNTSRLFFR
- a CDS encoding S1 family peptidase, with translation MFPKVLILLVGALLLAIGNNVAVSSSSTKAQVDIERHAITPEQTLDDRFAATAQQIPAFGGLFYDEQGQLTVYVVETERNVQQAVNAIMASLGRVDKRGLDLAAIRVLPARYNFAQLKQWHDRLFAPVFSIPGVVLTDVDEASNRVRIGVENPQAAADVEEKLAELGIPRQAVLVELTEPIRALATLRDHVRPLQGGLQITFSGFLCTLGFNATRNGVPGFVTCSHCTDRQGGVESTVYYQPSTSSSNFIGTETVDPNYFRGGACPRGNRCRYSDSAFASLASGVSSTFAIEQTTGLGSITIAGSYAITGEVAAPLVGETLNKVGRTTGWSQGNVTATCVNTGVAGSNIVQLCQDFVLATVAGGDSGSPVFKITGSASAQLYGILWGGSSTQFVFSRMANVERSGELGPLTTF
- the dnaJ gene encoding molecular chaperone DnaJ: MEGVRTELDKRDYYEVLGVDRTADLQTIKNAYRKLAMQYHPDRNPGNKEAEEKFKELAEAYSVLSDEEKRARYDRFGHAGISSAAGGGFAGFDPFTTFEDLLGEFFGFGDVFGTTTRRRTRAQQGADLRYDLEITLEEAAQGVEKTLTVPRLEHCPSCRGAGTAPGTSVSTCPTCGGSGQVRYQQGFFTVARTCSQCYGAGTIIRNPCAECRGQGRVRREKTIEVRIPPGVDTGSRLRITGEGEAGTHGGRYGDLYVVIHVREHELYQRRGADLYCTVPITFAQAALGTELKIPGLLGRQEVLRIPAGTQSGSVFRLPGKGMPKLGQAGAGDFYVNVKVMTPTKLSREQRRLFEELAKLEKKSEGADKSLLEKMKELFTAE